The stretch of DNA tgggttgtaaagttcgtggctatccttggagccctcaaggccaagtagacgcatcgaggcgtggttgtaaaagctagcttggagctcctaaagccaagtcgatatagtgatacctcgatcctcatcgagaaggggagacgtagacgattcttcgtcgaacttccataaacatctctatccctctttactttacgcatttactttactacgcatttattttacgcacttactttacgcattcactttatttgtgattgtccctcaagtcttccgcttgcaatttttgcaaactcgttttaaaaacgctaaagggcctaaaagaacctattcaccccccctttaggttcttcagtgCACGTGGCCGAGAAACCTCTCccccccggtaaagcatgatcgGGTCTAGATCAGGATTTGAAACCGGTAAAGAATGACCAGGGActaatccacccggtaaagcatgaccggagatctcatgtatgtggtagtggacatccCTGCCAGCCCATTGCtgtggtttagtttgatcaggcgcatttatgtatgagtcacttgctttgaaacatatctctatacaaaatgatgaagtttatgcatgttcaagtatgtatgatgagtatgcttatgaaaagttttatgatgatgtcacgtctatgtttatgttattacgttcaagtttaagtatgtacgctttattttaaaatgcatgtggttttattatgtattacttgttattcccagtttatacatgttgcgtttttagactcactagacttgatcgatgcaggtgaggacgagcATGAGGAGGTGAGGGGTGGAGACCACTGAGCCGGCTCGGACTGCgtggaggctaaacccgaggaccacctacgtttttaagaattttatgcatgtttcaAACACACTGATTTTCATGATGTTGTTTGCGATGTTTAAACGATTACCTCTTTGCAAACTTTGTTTGTAATtgttttatttcaaaatatttttagatGAGCAGATTATTTTAACGCAATTCGaaggttattatttatttaatttttttatttttccacaaaatttcaattattttaaaaattacggTACATTACATTATTGCTCTTGTTTtctaatattttctttaatttttcctACTTCTAGCATAAGGATAAGATCTtaagtttttcattttttgtctTTGTAGTTTATTTTCAATAATtattggaagatcattttctctACAACATAATAGAGTAAATGTTTGTTATTACTCATTAATATTTTGTAGTTCTTTTATAATAATGACAAATGTCATCATTCTcccaattttattttaagaaaatacgCTCTATTAGCCAATGTATCTGGATTGCTagaaacatatttttttattagcaTATCTCTCCAGGGACTTAATATTTTGGCAAAGAAAAGATGCATTGCTGTATTTTCTTCGACCCTCACgttacatatttatttaatgaatggcataatgtattcatccactAAATATGTATGATTtgattcaagactatacagagtttgaggttttttttattattctaTGTATATTGACTATTAAAATAGTCAACTCCTTTGAATTGTGATTTAAATATGGTATCCATTATTTCTCCAATTTTGCTAAGAGATTCTTTGACTATTACTGAATCTTTGGTTTCTGccgaagtcatgtcccaagagATTTGTTGAAATCAAATGTTTCTATTGTGATTCTCATAGTAGATATTCAATCATCTATGACATATTATCTATTTTTGAATTCAAGTTTATCAAGTTTAAACATTACCACATAAGGATGTATTGGTTCTAAAACAACCTTTCCATATGATGTTTGGTGCAAAAGAATTTGATTCTTTCTTGACCGCGTTCTTATTGGATGTAATTCCCCTCCAACTTGGAAATCAGTGTGGTTATCTCATATGTTTATGTCATGGGATCCCATACTTCCCCTCTTGGTAGTTCTCGAGCAATATTTCTAGGTATAACTACAGATTGATCACTCCAagttgtgtgtttttttttttttagatttacgACTTTGAGATTTACAAAAGATTCTGCAAGGTCTTCAAGATCATTGATACCAATCTTTTCTATAGTTGTCGCCTGGTCATTCATTCATGTTCatattgatattttttattgatAATTTAGAGGTTTTTGCAAcattttgacttttttttttttgatataaGAAGGTATCTATACAAAAGGATGACAGTAACCTCCTCCCATTTTCATTTGACTAGAACTGGGTTTTTGTTCTAAATTTTAGATTCTCATTTGAATATCTTTCaatgttttaataatttattcttGTGTGTCGAGTATTTATTCAACCATTCGCGATACATAGTATAGTTGATTATCATAAATTTGTATCGTATTTTGGATTTATCTAAGTTATCCCGAGAATTTAGATGAGAACTCAGAGAAATCTGAGACTATTTCTAAAAATctattattttgaatcatatcaGTAATCAGATTTGTTCCTAGTTGTTCTTGAAATATGAGACTATTTAGATCTCTTTGTTttaaatattccaaaatattataataaaaccTTAAATAATAAATCTCGAATGTATATTCGAATCTATAATTTGAGAATATCTTCTCCTCAGACAAGTAAGTTACACAGTAGTAATAATATGATATGTCTGAAATGTTTAGCATATATAAGCTCTGGTACTATTTTCAAGGTTTTTATACAATCTATTAAAACATGGTTATTTTCGTCATTTTCGAAGATATTTTGACTCCAAGGACTAATTTGGGAAAAATGAATGAAAGTTTTGGGACTAATTTGGGTGATGAAGAGAGATCAAATTGGGAATCATGTAAAATTATAGTGACTGTTTTGGGCTTTAACCCATATGCAGTGAACAAAGACACATATGATTCCTCCTTCGGAAAACttaatttgtaatttttccacattaattaactttaaattattaaaacataTTAAGAATCATATAAATTACATAATTTGTGTTGAAAATACTGAAATTGACCCAAATAACATAAAATGTTGtattaaaaactaaaaaaaaatcacataacaatatatatacaaaactaaGATTAATACTTTGTCGAGTTTATTTAATAAAAGTATGAAGTGCTGCATTTAATAAAGTATAGCTGGAATTAGGTACACATATTTCGCCTTTGATCAGCACACGTGCTGCTAAGGCATCTAAATAATCGTTAATTGTACATAATAAATAAAAGCGGACCAAAAGCTTTCCGAGTGTTTCCTTCCTACGGGGTGCCATAcattgaataataataattgattttgattatcaaaattatattattttttaagtccgtgaaatataattataaatgcACTACTTATTAAttataaagatatttaatttttgATGGCGTCATGCATCGGTTTTGATGATGCATTTATGTGAAGGTCATGTACTTTATCGTGACCTTTCCTAATTTCCcaacatttttttctttttgtctttatatatatatatatatatatatatatatatatatatatatatatatatatatatatatatatatatatatatatagcttcAGCTTAGCTTGCTCACGCCTAATTAATGTTGTTAATTCGAttgttaataattttattttaatattcaatgttatgtatattatcatcattgttatatattactacagtttgatatttttaatgTGTTTCCTACAAAGTCACTGCCTTTTGTTTTACTACGTACAGTTTGAGAAATAGTAATTGTTTTTTAacggagagagagagagagagagagagagagagagagagagagagagagagagagagagagagaggtttTAAAACGTGAATTGAATTCAGTATAGAAATTGGATTAAAGTGTATTTATTACTCTTCGGAGCACAATTAATTGGTCATTTATAAAGCCGTAAagcattaattaaaattttggctCTACCGACCTTTTTATTATGGCTTACTGGCTACTCAAAATAATTAGCGAGGGAATTATGATCAGGGTGTAATTATCTGAAATATATAAgagatttatttaatttggagGAATGATTACCATTACATCTcactaaaatttcataaattcaaataaagatgaGCTACCTAAAGAATTATTTAGGCTTATTACGtaattaacaaaaaataaaatattaatagatATAATGAGCTAGCATTCATAGCAGTTGGGGGACATGCATGATAAATATAGTTGGAagcattatatatatttattaatggGCATTGGCCATACTTGACAAAGAATTAAAACTCAACGCATATGCATATTTATTGATTCAGGATCGATCCCCtcattaaattaatattatagCAACAACGAACGACCTCACTTTAAATTAAAATCCTTTTgtctttttttattataatttccaTCAAACTAAATTACTTTCTGCTGCATGCGCAATATATTGTTTGTAATAAGACAGtgctcaaaaaaaaaattttaaaaaagaaagttTTACTCCATATATTGTAAGACAGTCTGAAAGTGTACTCATGATGGAGGAGAAtaaagtttatatatatatatatatatatatatatatatatatatatatatatatataatgaaatttaccagtttttgaaattaaaatgcGACAAGGTAGAAATTAAATGATCGGATGATTTAAGACAGAAGCCCCTCATAGCCGCCGGCTTACATCAACagagttgcaaatatttttaaGGCTCTTTTAAAGCTCAACCTAAGtagattttttaattattagcACGCGTACGTTGAGACAACTAGAGACAAATTGAAGCGAACCCCGCCCTTCCCactatgtgtgtgtgtgtgtttttatatatatatatatatatatatatatatatatatatatatatatataaataggcGTTACGTTACGTTCCCCGATTCATCATTTCGCATACGCATTCCTCGGACAAAAACTCTTACTTTGTCCTGATTCTAGCTACTTCACTTTTCAAGCAGCAGTCATCTAATTCCCTTCTTTCGCAATATCAACTTGATAGTATAGTattgtaataaataaataataatgcaATATTATAACCACTCCGACTCACAAAGCTACTATGCCATCACCTCCGTCGATCCTTTGGAAACGGTGGTGAGGCTGGCCTCCTCCAGCGCAGTGGTGATATTCAGTCTAAGCTCATGCTGCATGTGCCATGCAGTGAAGAGGCTGTTTTGTGGAATGGGAGTGAACCCTACTGTTTATGAGCTCGACCAAGATCCTAGGGGTAAAGAAATTGAGAAGGCTCTCATACGGctgctcggtggtggctcggccATGCCGGTGGTTTTTGTCGGCGGAAAACTCATCGGGGCCATGGACAGAGTTATGGCTTCGCATATCAGCGGAAACTTGGTTCCACTTCTCAAGGCGGCCGGAGCATTATGGCTTTAATCCAAAAGTTTCACCAAttggaaattaaaatagtggGTGGCTTACCTGATGATGAACGTTTCGAGAATTTACTTTCTTGTGTTAAAAAGTTAATGGGAAAAACGTAGTTTAGTCTAATTTATTTTCGATATATATTTCTCTTTGTTCGTTAATGATCATATGTTGTTATGAACCAGTAATATAAGATATACATGTTCAACTATATATTGAAAATTGCGAAAGAAAACAAGATAAAAATTTTCcgtatctatatctatatctatatctatataaatatatgaattgaattgtgaatttacataaatatccttactttcatttaatcttaaacattaatacacattttcatattaatcattaatacatattttctttatcattttctATCATTAATACACATtttcatattaatcattaatacatattttctttctcattttctatttcataaaattaaaattaattaattaaaatctatctatatctatatctatactatactatactaatataaatatgtgaattgaatacatgttttttttttcattttctatttaataaaattaaaattaattaattaaaatttaaaattcagtaaaattaaattaatctatctatactatactaatataaatatgtgaattgaatacatgtttttttttcattttctatttcataaaattaaaattaattaattaaaatttaaaattaattaaaattaaattaatctatctatctatactaatctatactaatatctatatatgaatgtgaattgtgattacattgacatcaaattcacacaaaatcactttatttttttttccaaattcacagaaaatcactttatttttttatattacaatttgtcatattaatggtgttatttaagtcattttttattttagtttaataagatcattaatagtgtatttaactcaatcaaactaactattattttaatttactttaaatttaattttaaatacttaaatttataCATTGCCGTCAAATAATAATAGGAAGACAAAAGAGATGAGtcggattgaataaaaataaagtgttaataaatattaaggtcatacaaaatttctttctctcatttagaataaaaatattttcagactcATCATGTGTCAATAGAAATATAcgattgagagaaatatttttctgtaatagatttcaaacactgtttttaagttatttagtcaatttttttataaatgctgctaaataaatattactaaataatatgctcTATTTGATCATTTTTTGTTCTTGCAATGAGATAAGTTTTTTTTACCCTAGCGTTAAcatgtttgattgttatatgtcatttgtattgatcatgtaattgtgtttggattgtttttgttatttgtttgtttgcacaaagaaaagagaaaacaaaatcaaatatccaacaaaaatggttatttttcaattttttaatattttgttactTAGTTTAAAGTGacttagaaaatattaaaaaattgaaatatttcttcgttTTTACCTTATGTCTCAGAATATTaagagataatattttttatttattgggacaaatatatttccaaacttctgtctataaatcaatatttaaattttttacgacattattatattatctaatcaattttttttacttaaattgatagaagacattttaatttgagtttttatgttcttgtttatattatttttgtaatattatttattatgaaaataataggtgAACTACAAAAATTGGTATGTCTAAGAGTCCTCTGGTAAACgacaaatatggataaattattaaaatatataatatccagtAGATTTTTAGCATGCGATTTTGTTCTAATTCAATGATTATGAatgattctaaattttaattatatcacaagtTAACGCATGTTTTGTTGTTGCTACATATATTTTCTCAATAgtctaatatttttctatggtttaagaaaaattgtgtgactttgtattatatttttacagctgcttttctaaatggttttattatgatttcaaggcaccatttttcatttgtgttttttaaataagtggaatgaatatctataaaacgatgacattaataagacgtcttctctttatttaaaaaaaatattggaaaatttatacaaattgtaaataatatgggttaatatttaatttgagagtgaTTTATGTTTTTTATTGCTTGTGTAtacttcaatttctttgttattgtactaaataaattatttttaaactttgagttatcatttttttttcttatcgagattgtttgtgttatgatttttttattcgttTTGGTTAGCATTGTTGGCGGTAATTgtttttctgatattatatgatgtgttttgttatttatataaaaataagtatgagAGTACACCAATCAAAACACGTATTTTGGGTCTTCTGTTCTATGAAGAGAATAATAAATGGTTTCTGTGAATTATATAATTGCTtggtttttcatatatatagtctacgaaatgcgtcaaattttgaaaaaaaaagtttCGACAAACATAGTGGATGAAAAAAAAagacatgttaaataaaaaaaaaatgttgtgTATTACTATGTTGGGTGCGATAATTGTCCCTGTTTGGTTGAGCGGTCGAACCGTgatgcttgagctgttgtgcagTTTAACAGATTTGAGCTGcacaattactactagctatagtttttggtaaagcgacaaacGCTCAgtcttacaattggtatcagagccaaggtcacgggttcgattcccattgattgcaaggagtgcaattatagGAGGAAGAtttttgggtgcaataattgtccctacttGGTTGAGCggccgaaccgtggtgcttgagatgttgcgcggtttaaaagatttgagttgcaccattactactagctataacttttggtaaaacggcaagTGCTCAGTCCTACATACTATGtcctaatttctgtatgatataattcaagcacatttttttatagatatttgaaattaggtccaactaagtaacatgaaacatatacatatatattaaatcatatttaaagcaaaattttaagatcaagaatgattcagatttaaatttcaacgaaacacaatgaagaagaaattgaagaattgtatgtgtacattaaatgttatataatgattatgttgCTACTTTATGGTTGCGcgacatataaatgtcaatatttctcaataaaatagtttttcaaaaagaaaaaattcttcattcagaaaaaaaatacatgaaaaacaaattgtaCATAATTTTCATTCTATTTATAATGATATGAAAACAATTCTAAAGCTTTGTTGACACAATATAATAGATGAATTTTGTGCATTTTATTGAGACATCGAGCCAGTTTCACTTTATTTCCTCCAATTCTCGATATATTTCGAGGTGATACGAGAttgtttttgtctctttttttaGTCAAAGTGTATAACCAGctaattcataacatatatgatgTAGCCTAGAAAACTCCTTGTCAAGTAAATTCACTTAGCCaaatattgaaattcaaataaaattctacaatatttcatcaaattaattttgactatcgtaaaatgctcatgaaatctaaatggttatattattagatgagatattgaataaaacaaatactttgacatatattagaatgatatctcatatgaatatcttaattacattattcgtatctattctcaagatttttaaaatacaataaataattttgtatgTCGTTCTAcaagataaaatattataaaacaaaatataaactcgctagaagaaaatttgttttgtttcaatgaataatataatattatgttctaaacgcaacaaatgagattgaaactatatcatcctcatgacatgatgcacgcaatcattattgcaaagcttccaaaaaatgacgatcaaagatgattttcttgaattgtgtcaaattaaatgaggacacaattctaagatatagtcatttgaagagatttcaagtaATTTTCTCACAGTGATTGAGAAATAGTTGTTGAAAATTTATTAATCTTATAGCTATAGACGATCAGATATTTGCTGAGCATACCAAAATAGTTATATGCATATTGTAACAAACTACGACAAAGTTACAAAGAGTTCTTGAGTtgtcaaaatcaaccaagaagcATATTGGAAAGTGTGTCAAGTGGATAAGATAATTTCTCTGATTCATATACCATCTAAGgtcatgattttttattttttatggcttagtttgtttcatttgataaatattagtaaccatgttttaattcatttaaatattatcaaaatttcgtacatatattttcagcagtttaggtttttacgtgcaacgcacgtgcattttTCTAGTAGATACTTAAAAATAGCCATAACGAATTGGCCCTATTGTTGCCCAAACAGCAAGAATCGTGGGCCTGGGCCAATATGCTAGGGGAGTAGAGTAAATGCTTCCTCCTCCATTCATGGGGATCAGGAGAGGCACTTGCTTTTGCCTACTTCTTCCTTCCTTCCTACCAACCAACCAACCAACTATTCACGCATTCACGGCTCCACCTCGTTCTATGTATATAGTGTGTAAAATAAAGCTAACCCACCCAGAAATCATTCTTAATGCATATCATCCAGCTTATTATCATTTTGATTATTGCGTGTTGGGGTGCAGCTCAGCCCAATTCACATATCAGGTTCTGTCTACTGTGATGTATGCCATCACCACGATCTCTCTAAACACTCCCATTCATTTCTTGCAAGGTACCAAATTCTTTATTCCACACGTGTACAACTGATCAAGATATGCATATGCATGCGTCATAAGAATTTTTTGGATTTTATTTCACTAATGCATTAACTTCTTTTTTCTGTTCATCGGGGGTAGATGTTAATATAGAGCGAGTGCAAATAAGGCCCAGAAAATATGTTTCTCTCTCGGTCAATAAAACAACAGATATCTATGGGATTTACAAGCTAGACATACCGTCAGCTGCCACCGCTACCATCTTTACCACATTTTCCATCATTCCCACTCCCTTGGCCGTATCCATACCATTGGATTCCAAACCCACCATCTCTGCCTTTTCCGTTCCCACCTCTCAGAACAACACCTGCCCTGAATTTTCCGAACCCTCCACCTGTTAGTTTGGGTGATCCAAGGACTTGGATGCCAAACATTCCACTTTCATCGCCACCGCCACCACAGCAACTACTGCCTCTACCACCAGGGGTCAACTGGGATCCAAGAACATGGATACCTCAGCCTCCCCCGATGAATCCAAGCAGCCAGAACCCTTAGTGTTGGTCCTCTTTCACATGTAATATATCACGGAATATCTTATTTCAAATGCAGGTAAGAGAAGGGCTGTACAGGGTACCGGTTAAACCAAAAACACGAATAATGAACTTTTTCCCATATTATTTGCTGCGCGGGTCGATCATTGAAACTAACATAACACATGAGATTgcttatctatatctatatctatataaatatacgaattgaattatgattttaCTCTATTGTCCTCATTAATTAGTTGTCATCATTAAATTTGTATCATTCTCTTCCTCATCTTTAATTGATTATCCTTGTATTTATTTACTCATCTTTAATTGATTATCCTTGTATTTATTGATTATccttgtatttatttaattaactcTTTCACTCATTTCCATGCATGTACACTTTCTCTTTCACTCacttttatatatacatatttgacCACCTCATTTTTATCATCAACTTGTTGCACACCATCAAATAATTGTTAAACATCTCAACTtctttttcaccaaaaaaaaaaaaaaaatccagtgACATATGTTATAGTACCTATAGTTATTTGTATTCTGAAATTTACAATCACAACCATACTCACGTATTTTACCATCAAATTAATCTTTCTCTGAGAAGTGCTTGGTAGGCTTGTTTGAATATTCTGATTCAATTCTTTGGTGGAATATTGATAGGAtagattcatgttttatttcacaATGCTTATATTATGTTTTCTACATGTTTGATCGATTATGGTCACTTGGAAGTTGGAAGCAGTATGTATTTTGACTCTGTATACCACACTTCGTTGATTTTTTTCCGCGACAATTTATTAAAAAACTTTGTTAGTTGATGGAAATGACAATTTAAAAATTAGAATAGTAGTTTGATTTCTGAAGTTGAAAACTTACATACACATATGATATTAAAGTTGTGTGTTTTAAAAATAGATATCTTCTgttcatatgatttttatcattgGAACAATCTACTCCAAAAACGATGTCATCTTCATTAATTGAAATCTTACACCGATGATTTATTATTGTATCTTTTTATATAAAACTGCATA from Primulina eburnea isolate SZY01 chromosome 6, ASM2296580v1, whole genome shotgun sequence encodes:
- the LOC140833643 gene encoding glutaredoxin-C1-like encodes the protein MQYYNHSDSQSYYAITSVDPLETVVRLASSSAVVIFSLSSCCMCHAVKRLFCGMGVNPTVYELDQDPRGKEIEKALIRLLGGGSAMPVVFVGGKLIGAMDRVMASHISGNLVPLLKAAGALWL